CGCGCGGCTGGCCCGCGGCGTCTCGCCCGCCCTCGCTCGCGAGGTCCTCGGCTACCAGGACCAGCGGGTCGAGCGGATCCTGCTCGAGATCCGCCTCGTCGAGGGACTCCCGGTCACCGCGCTCGAGGCGACCGGCCGTTCGCAGGTGGCCCGGCTCGTCGCCGACGGCCTCGTCGAGCTGGCCACCGAGCGCCTCGTGCTCACCCAGCGCGGCCGTCTCCTCGCCGACGCCATCGTCCGCGACCTCGTGGACTGACCCGCCGCTCCCGCTGACGGTTCATCAAGGTATGCAGCCCAGCAGGCACTTCCCTCGATCAGTTCACGCCGGGAAGTGCGGGTTCGCCTGCATACCTTGATGAACCATCGTCACGGGAAATACGGCTACGGCGCCGTCGTGAAGTCGATGAGCTCCTCGACCCGGCCGAGGAGGGCCGGCTCGAGGTCGGCGTAGGAGCTCACCCGGCCGAGGATGTGCTTCCAGGCGCGGGCGATGTCGGCCTGGTCGCGGTGCGGCCAGCCGAGCTGCTGGCAGGTGCCGGTCTTCCAGTCGATGCCGCGGGGGACGCTGGGCCACGCCGGGATCCCGAGCCGGTCGGGCTTGACCGCCTGCCAGATGTCGATGAACGGGTGCCCGACCACCAGGACGTGCTTGCCGATGGGGGAGCGGGCGATGGCTTCGGCGATCCGCGCCTCCTTCGAGCCGGGCACGAGGTGGTCGACCAGTACGCCGACGCGGCGCTGCGGGCCGGGCCGGAAGTCGCGCAGGTGCTCGGCGAGGTCGTCGACGCCGCCGAGGTACTCCACCACCACGCCCTCGATGCGCAGGTCGTCGCCCCAGACCTTCTCGACCAGCTCCGCGTCGTGGCGGCCCTCGACGAAGATGCGGCTCGCTCGGGCGACGCGGGCCGGTGCGTGGGGCACCGCCACCGAGCCCGACGCCGTACGCGTGGGGGCGGCGGGCGCGCCGGCGCGGACGGGTCGGGTGAGGATCACCGGCTTGCCCTCGAGCAGGAAGCCGGGGCCGAGCGGGAAGGTGCGTCGCTTGCCACGGCGGTCCTCCAGCGTGAGGGTGTCGATGTCGCGGTCGACGGCGACGACCTCGCCGCACCAGTCGGTGGTGACCTCCTCGACGACCATGCCGAGCGCGGTCGGCACCTCGGTGGCGCGACCGTTGCGAGGCGCGCGCCAGTCACCGGAGAGGACGTCGGTTCCGTAGCGATCCTGAGGCACCGGACCACGGTAGGGGCCCGACGCCCCGAGGTGGGGGTGGCACGCCGAGCGGTCGTCAGCCACCACCCGCGACACCGCACCTGACGGGGCTCAGCCCCCGGCGATGCCGGCGCCCTGGGCGCCGTCGCCACTGTTGGCGTCGTCGCCGGTCTCCCCGCCGTCCCCGCTGTCGCTGTTGCCCAGGTCCTCCTGGGTGGCGTCCATCTCGAGCTCGTCGCGGCTCTTGGTGGCCTCGTCGTCGGGGTCGAGCGGCTCGGCCAGCGGGTTGTCCTCGCCCGGCTGGAGGTCGTCGGGGAGCTGGTCGTCGGAGATGCCGCCGAGGGTGGCCTCGTCGGGCGACGCGGTGCCGCCGGAGTGGTCGGAGTCGGCCGGGCTGGTGCGGCTGCCCGCCTTCGGCGTGTCGGTCGACTCGGTGTTGTCGGTCTGGGACTCGCTGTTCTCGCTCATGCACCAGTCCTACTGGCCCGGCGCCGCCGAGACCAGCCCCCGCGGGGTGGGGGCTCAGATGAGGGGCAGTCGCTTCTGGCTGCGGGGCAGGTGCTCGTAGCCCAGCCGGACCGCGCTCACCAGCCGCTCCGGGTCCCACGGCCACTCCCCGGCGGCGAGGGCCTCGGACTGCGGCACGCCGCGGCCGGCGAGGTCGCGGATGGTCTCGGCGATCACGCCGAGCTCGAGTCGCTGGTCCT
The sequence above is drawn from the Nocardioides sp. zg-1228 genome and encodes:
- a CDS encoding DUF3097 domain-containing protein, with translation MPQDRYGTDVLSGDWRAPRNGRATEVPTALGMVVEEVTTDWCGEVVAVDRDIDTLTLEDRRGKRRTFPLGPGFLLEGKPVILTRPVRAGAPAAPTRTASGSVAVPHAPARVARASRIFVEGRHDAELVEKVWGDDLRIEGVVVEYLGGVDDLAEHLRDFRPGPQRRVGVLVDHLVPGSKEARIAEAIARSPIGKHVLVVGHPFIDIWQAVKPDRLGIPAWPSVPRGIDWKTGTCQQLGWPHRDQADIARAWKHILGRVSSYADLEPALLGRVEELIDFTTAP